CGTACCACCGCCCCCGCGCGATCCACGCGCACGGCCAGCCGGGCGGCCGCCTCGGCGGTCTGCGCCGTGCTCTCCAGCGTCCAGGCGGGATCGTACTCGTCGTCCGGCGTGTGGTACTCGCCGGTGAAGAACTCCCGGATATGGTTCACGCCGTCCTCGAAATCCTCCCCCGCCGAGATCCAGATCGCGGGGATCCCCCGCCGGGCGAAGCTGAACTGGTCGGAGCGGTAGAAGAAGCCCTGTTCGGACATCGAGAACATTCCGTATTCGAGTCCCATCTCCGCGGCCACCTCGCACATGAATCCGTCGAGCGTCGAGTGGCGCGCGCCGACGGCGAAGAGGTCGCGCGACGGCCCCCAGACGGGCGACGACTCGAAGTTGACGTTGCAGAGGACGCTCGACGAGTCGAGCCCGGCGGCGAAGCGGCGCGAGCCGAGGAGCCCCGCCTCCTCCGCCCCGCAGGCGAGAACGATCACCGGGTGCCTGAGCTGTCGCCTGCGCTCGGCGAGCGCCTGGGCCGTCCCGATCATCGCCGCCACGGCGGCGCCGTTGTCGATCGCCCCGTTGAAGATCCCGTCCCCCTCGAGGGAGGGATTCAGGCCGAGATGGTCGATGTGCGCGGAGAGGAGGATCGCCCGACCGTCCCCGGCCGGCGAGCCGGCGGGAATGACGCCGGCGACGTTACGCGCGGTCACGGACCGGTGCGCCGCCGTCCCGGAGATCGACACGGAGAAGCCGAGCGGCACGGGTTGGAAGCCGCGCGTCTCGGAGAGCAGGCAGAGCTCGTCGAACGACCGCCCCGCCTCCGCGAGGATCTCGCGGAGCCGCTCCTCGCGGATCCAGCCGCGGAAGAGGAGGTCGCCGCCGATCATCGACGGCAGGTAGAGCTCCTCGCCCCCCCAGGAGTTGCGGACGACGGGCCAGCCGTAGCCGGCCGTCTCCGTCGTGTGGACGAGAAGAATCCCCCGCGCCCCGCGGCGCGCCGCCTCCTCGATCTTGTACGTCCAGCGGCCGTAGTAGGTCATGGCCGGCCCCTCGAAGAGGTCCGGGTCGTCCCGCCCCGGCTCGTTCACGCGGACGATCGCGATCTTCCCCGCGAGTGAGGCGTCTCCGTAGTCGTTCCACTCCCAGTCCGCGGCGTCGATCCCGTAGCCGGCGAAGACGGCCTCCCCCTCGAGGGCGAAGGGACCGCCGCCCCCCACGTACGAGCCGACCGCGTCGTCGCCGAGGGCGAGGCGCACGCCCGCGGCCTCGATGTCGAGCGACTCGAGCGTGAAGCCCTCGAGGGTGAACTCGTGGAAATACGATCCCTGCCAGGGCTCGATGCCGAGCGTGCGCATGACGCTCCGCATGTACTCCTCGGCGAGGCGGCCGCCGCGCGTCCCCGGCGCGCGGCCCTCGAGGAGATCGCTCGAGAGGAACTCGATGACGCCGCGCATCGTCTCGGTCCGTATCGAAACGTTCTCCCGGGGCGGTTCGTGGACGAGGGTGCAGGAAGCGAAAAGCGGGATCGCGGCGAGTGCGGCGGCGAGAGAACGGATCGATCTGGTCATCGCTGCATGCCTCCGTAAGCGGGGGTTCGTCGAAGCGTCGGCTTCGACTATACGCCGTCCGGGCGCAGGCCGCAATCGGGGAGAGTGGGCGGGAGGCCGCGGAAAGAAGGACGCGGCCGCGAGAAACAGGGCGGGGCGCCGCGCGCTGCGGCGCCCCGCGACGGATCGAGGGTGTCGCGCCTGCGGGACCGTCAGTCGCCGGGCGTCTCCAGGAAATCGACGAACACGCGGTTCGCGCCCGCCTCGTTCAGGGCTTCGAGGACATCCTGGAAGGCGCCCTTCGGCGCATCCGGGGCGGAGCGCAGCCTGACCACGCTCCCGCTCCCCTCGCCGACCAGGCGCCCTTCGACGATCGAAACGAATCGCTCCATCTCGACCGTCTCGCCGTCGACGGAGACGCGCCCGTCGCCGCCGATCAGCACGTCGATCACGAGCTTGGCCGGCAGGGACTCGATCCGCTCCGCGGCCGCCGGGGGCGGCAGCACGAGGGGAATCGCCTGCCGATGCGGCCCGTCGTAGCGGACGCGGGAGAGCCCCGCCGCAACGAGCGCGCGGTGCACCGCGTGCACCTGTTCCATCGGCACGTCGTCGGCGGCGACGATCTCGACGACCGCCTTCTCCCCGGCGTCGGCCGCGATCCGCTCGAGACGGTCCGCGAGCAGGTCGATTTCGACGCGCTCGTCGTCGACGAACACGTCGTTCCTCATGATCACGATGCTGACCGCTGCGGGCGCCCGGAGGGGCGCCGGAGCGGCGGCGGGTTCGCTCGCGGCCGGCGGCGCCGGCTCGGCCACCGGCAGAGGCGCCGGTTCCCGCTCAGGCTGCGCCGGAGGCGGTGGGGGCGGGGGATCCGCCTGCTCCTGCGCCGTCGCCCCGTACCACGACAGCGAGAGGGCGAGCACGCCCGCGACGCAGACCGCGAGCAGCCGACGTTTCCTCGACATCGATCGCATGACATCCTCCTCCATTCGATACCTGACCCGCCGGAGCAGGCCGTTGCGTCCGCCGATCAGCGAGGAGGCCGGGACGCCCGGCGCCGGGGGGCGCACGAGCGACTCGGCGATCTCGACGAGGTACCTCGAATAGGCGACGCCGGCGCGATGTTCGGGCCCGACCGCGTCGTCGTCGCAGGCCATCTCCCGGCAGTCCTCCAGGCGGCGATCGAGGACCCACACGAGGGGATGGAAGAAGTAGAGGGCGCGGACCAGGCGCTGCAGCGCCTGGACGAGCCCGTCGAGGCGGCGCAGGTGAGCCGCCTCGTGCCGG
Above is a genomic segment from Candidatus Krumholzibacteriota bacterium containing:
- a CDS encoding M20/M25/M40 family metallo-hydrolase — protein: MTRSIRSLAAALAAIPLFASCTLVHEPPRENVSIRTETMRGVIEFLSSDLLEGRAPGTRGGRLAEEYMRSVMRTLGIEPWQGSYFHEFTLEGFTLESLDIEAAGVRLALGDDAVGSYVGGGGPFALEGEAVFAGYGIDAADWEWNDYGDASLAGKIAIVRVNEPGRDDPDLFEGPAMTYYGRWTYKIEEAARRGARGILLVHTTETAGYGWPVVRNSWGGEELYLPSMIGGDLLFRGWIREERLREILAEAGRSFDELCLLSETRGFQPVPLGFSVSISGTAAHRSVTARNVAGVIPAGSPAGDGRAILLSAHIDHLGLNPSLEGDGIFNGAIDNGAAVAAMIGTAQALAERRRQLRHPVIVLACGAEEAGLLGSRRFAAGLDSSSVLCNVNFESSPVWGPSRDLFAVGARHSTLDGFMCEVAAEMGLEYGMFSMSEQGFFYRSDQFSFARRGIPAIWISAGEDFEDGVNHIREFFTGEYHTPDDEYDPAWTLESTAQTAEAAARLAVRVDRAGAVVRLRGRRAFPVGE